In Porites lutea chromosome 1, jaPorLute2.1, whole genome shotgun sequence, a single genomic region encodes these proteins:
- the LOC140939030 gene encoding photoreceptor-specific nuclear receptor-like isoform X2: MDVEHQTSIVDHEMDRENPSPKKLEAVERKPEVLCKVCGDISSGRHYGVYTCDGCSGFFMRSVRRDMVYSCKGNGNCVVDKKRRNQCQACRFQKCLDVKMNRFAVQQERQPNSTRLLKPSLGEEYASKIMNSDFLTSLIVAEPCREAVHRFAHQNPGIPYTPQQEITTSLYSSTPDAICESAARLLFISVKWARNIPSFVNLPFRDQVILLEEGWRELFIMGAVQWNMPLEVAPLLAAAGMHVDNTPAEKIVATMADIRMLQEISARFRSLQVGEAEFACLKAVVLFKSELRGLRDPQQVECYQDQAQIMLGDYIRRHFPGQQVRFGKLLLMLPSLRMVNPKTIEELFFRQTIGSVAIESLLCDMFKSS, from the exons ATGGACGTGGAGCATCAAACATCGATAGTAG ACCACGAAATGGATCGTGAAAACCCGTCGCCGAAGAAACTGGAAGCAGTGGAACGCAAGCCCGAAGTTCTTTGTAAAGTTTGCGGAGATATTTCTTCTGGTCGTCATTATGGAGTCTACACGTGTGATGGATGTAGCGGTTTTTTCATGCGTAGCGTAAGGAGAGATATGGTCTATTCCTGCAAGGGAAATGGAAATTGTGTCGTAGATAAAAAGAGACGAAATCAGTGCCAAGCATGCCGCTTTCAAAAATGTCTTGATGTCAAGATGAACCGATTCG CCGTTCAACAAGAGAGACAACCAAACTCGACTAGACTCCTTAAGCCTTCACTAGGAGAAGAATATGCCAGCAAAATCATGAACAGCGATTTTCTGACGAGTTTGATTGTGGCGGAACCTTGCCGTGAAGCAGTGCACAGGTTCGCACATCAAAACCCCGGTATCCCTTACACCCCACAACAAGAAATAACGACCTCACTATACTCTTCCACACCAGATGCAATCTGCGAATCGGCTGCTCGTCTGCTGTTTATTTCTGTGAAATGGGCCAGGAACATTCCATCGTTTGTGAATTTACCTTTCCGAGATCAGGTGATTTTGTTAGAGGAAGGTTGGAGGGAACTCTTCATTATGGGCGCTGTTCAATGGAATATGCCTTTGGAAGTGGCACCGCTACTGGCCGCGGCGGGCATGCACGTCGACAACACGCCAGCCGAAAAAATAGTCGCAACCATGGCTGACATCCGCATGCTCCAAGAAATAAGCGCACGCTTTCGAAGTCTGCAAGTCGGCGAAGCTGAGTTTGCTTGTCTAAAGGCAGTGGTGCTCTTCAAATCCG AGCTCAGAGGCTTACGGGATCCTCAGCAAGTAGAATGCTACCAGGACCAAGCACAAATCATGTTGGGGGATTACATCAGAAGGCATTTTCCTGGTCAGCAAGTTCGTTTTGGAAAACTGCTGCTTATGTTACCATCTCTGAGAATGGTGAACCCTAAGACGATCGAAGAACTGTTTTTTCGTCAGACCATTGGTAGCGTGGCGATTGAGAGTCTCCTGTGTGACATGTTCAAGTCCAGTTGA
- the LOC140939030 gene encoding photoreceptor-specific nuclear receptor-like isoform X1, with product MDVEHQTSIVEDHEMDRENPSPKKLEAVERKPEVLCKVCGDISSGRHYGVYTCDGCSGFFMRSVRRDMVYSCKGNGNCVVDKKRRNQCQACRFQKCLDVKMNRFAVQQERQPNSTRLLKPSLGEEYASKIMNSDFLTSLIVAEPCREAVHRFAHQNPGIPYTPQQEITTSLYSSTPDAICESAARLLFISVKWARNIPSFVNLPFRDQVILLEEGWRELFIMGAVQWNMPLEVAPLLAAAGMHVDNTPAEKIVATMADIRMLQEISARFRSLQVGEAEFACLKAVVLFKSELRGLRDPQQVECYQDQAQIMLGDYIRRHFPGQQVRFGKLLLMLPSLRMVNPKTIEELFFRQTIGSVAIESLLCDMFKSS from the exons ATGGACGTGGAGCATCAAACATCGATAGTAG AAGACCACGAAATGGATCGTGAAAACCCGTCGCCGAAGAAACTGGAAGCAGTGGAACGCAAGCCCGAAGTTCTTTGTAAAGTTTGCGGAGATATTTCTTCTGGTCGTCATTATGGAGTCTACACGTGTGATGGATGTAGCGGTTTTTTCATGCGTAGCGTAAGGAGAGATATGGTCTATTCCTGCAAGGGAAATGGAAATTGTGTCGTAGATAAAAAGAGACGAAATCAGTGCCAAGCATGCCGCTTTCAAAAATGTCTTGATGTCAAGATGAACCGATTCG CCGTTCAACAAGAGAGACAACCAAACTCGACTAGACTCCTTAAGCCTTCACTAGGAGAAGAATATGCCAGCAAAATCATGAACAGCGATTTTCTGACGAGTTTGATTGTGGCGGAACCTTGCCGTGAAGCAGTGCACAGGTTCGCACATCAAAACCCCGGTATCCCTTACACCCCACAACAAGAAATAACGACCTCACTATACTCTTCCACACCAGATGCAATCTGCGAATCGGCTGCTCGTCTGCTGTTTATTTCTGTGAAATGGGCCAGGAACATTCCATCGTTTGTGAATTTACCTTTCCGAGATCAGGTGATTTTGTTAGAGGAAGGTTGGAGGGAACTCTTCATTATGGGCGCTGTTCAATGGAATATGCCTTTGGAAGTGGCACCGCTACTGGCCGCGGCGGGCATGCACGTCGACAACACGCCAGCCGAAAAAATAGTCGCAACCATGGCTGACATCCGCATGCTCCAAGAAATAAGCGCACGCTTTCGAAGTCTGCAAGTCGGCGAAGCTGAGTTTGCTTGTCTAAAGGCAGTGGTGCTCTTCAAATCCG AGCTCAGAGGCTTACGGGATCCTCAGCAAGTAGAATGCTACCAGGACCAAGCACAAATCATGTTGGGGGATTACATCAGAAGGCATTTTCCTGGTCAGCAAGTTCGTTTTGGAAAACTGCTGCTTATGTTACCATCTCTGAGAATGGTGAACCCTAAGACGATCGAAGAACTGTTTTTTCGTCAGACCATTGGTAGCGTGGCGATTGAGAGTCTCCTGTGTGACATGTTCAAGTCCAGTTGA